From the genome of Streptomyces sp. NBC_00659, one region includes:
- a CDS encoding vitamin K epoxide reductase family protein yields MNQTTVKDVPTDQERPATAVRTAGGSRALAVLLVITGAAGLLASWVITIDKFKLLENPNFVPGCSLNPVVSCGNIMKSDQASAFGFPNPMMGLVAYGIVICVGMSLLARAAFPRWYWLTFNAGTLFGVAFCTWLQFQSLYRIGSLCLWCNLAWVATIIMFWYVTSFNVRNGFLPAPRWAKSFFGEFTWVLPTLHIGIIGVLILTRWWDFWTS; encoded by the coding sequence ATGAACCAGACGACAGTCAAGGACGTCCCGACCGATCAGGAACGCCCCGCCACCGCTGTGCGGACGGCCGGCGGCAGTCGCGCCCTCGCGGTGCTGCTGGTGATCACGGGTGCGGCCGGTCTCCTTGCCTCGTGGGTCATCACGATCGACAAGTTCAAGCTGCTGGAGAACCCGAACTTCGTCCCGGGGTGCAGCCTGAACCCGGTGGTCTCCTGCGGCAACATCATGAAGAGCGACCAGGCCTCGGCCTTCGGCTTCCCGAACCCCATGATGGGGCTCGTCGCCTACGGCATCGTGATCTGCGTCGGCATGAGCCTGCTCGCGCGGGCCGCCTTCCCCCGGTGGTACTGGCTGACCTTCAACGCGGGCACGCTCTTCGGCGTCGCGTTCTGCACCTGGCTCCAGTTCCAGTCGCTGTACCGCATCGGCTCGCTCTGCCTGTGGTGCAACCTGGCCTGGGTCGCCACGATCATCATGTTCTGGTACGTGACCTCCTTCAACGTCCGCAACGGCTTCCTGCCCGCCCCGCGCTGGGCCAAGAGCTTCTTCGGCGAGTTCACCTGGGTCCTGCCCACGCTGCACATCGGCATCATCGGCGTGCTGATCCTGACCCGCTGGTGGGACTTCTGGACCAGCTGA
- a CDS encoding ABC transporter ATP-binding protein, whose amino-acid sequence MTTDADRLVVDVRGLRKRYGDVTAVDGIDLGIRQGEVFGLLGPNGAGKSTTVEILQGNRRRDAGEVSVLGSDPATATRAWRSRVGIVWQDESAPAELTVGETVRHFSRYYPNHRDPEEVIGLVGLEEKAGSRIKSLSGGQRRRLDVALGVIGGPELLLLDEPTTGFDPAARRQFWDLIRKLADEGTTILLTTHYLEEAESLADRLAVVARGRVVAEGDPAALRERFGTGATVEWTEADGSPRSERTDTPTRTVAALTRRFDGEIPGLRVSRPTLEDVYLRLTGPEDAR is encoded by the coding sequence ATGACAACAGACGCGGACCGGCTCGTGGTGGACGTACGGGGACTGCGCAAGCGGTACGGGGACGTGACCGCCGTCGACGGCATCGATCTCGGCATCCGGCAGGGCGAGGTGTTCGGCCTGCTCGGACCCAACGGGGCGGGCAAGAGCACCACCGTGGAGATCCTCCAGGGCAACCGGCGGCGGGACGCGGGCGAGGTCTCCGTGCTCGGCTCGGACCCGGCGACCGCCACGCGCGCGTGGCGGTCCCGTGTCGGAATCGTCTGGCAGGACGAATCCGCGCCCGCCGAGTTGACGGTGGGCGAGACGGTGAGGCATTTCTCCCGTTATTACCCGAATCACCGTGATCCGGAGGAGGTCATCGGCCTGGTCGGCCTGGAGGAGAAGGCGGGCAGCCGGATCAAGTCGCTCTCGGGCGGCCAGCGGCGACGGCTCGATGTCGCCCTCGGGGTGATCGGCGGCCCCGAACTGCTGCTCCTGGACGAGCCGACGACGGGCTTCGACCCGGCGGCGCGACGGCAGTTCTGGGACCTGATCCGCAAGCTGGCCGACGAGGGCACGACGATCCTCCTGACCACGCACTACCTGGAGGAGGCGGAGTCCCTCGCGGACCGGCTGGCGGTCGTCGCGCGGGGCCGTGTCGTCGCCGAGGGCGACCCGGCCGCGCTCCGCGAGCGCTTCGGCACCGGGGCGACGGTCGAGTGGACGGAGGCCGACGGCAGCCCGCGCAGCGAACGCACGGACACCCCCACCAGGACCGTCGCCGCGCTCACGCGCCGCTTCGACGGGGAGATCCCGGGGCTCCGGGTGAGCCGCCCCACCCTGGAGGACGTCTATCTGCGACTGACCGGCCCGGAGGACGCGCGATGA
- a CDS encoding ABC transporter permease, with product MTTTDVRPGTKNASGRLPGAWGLGLRRGGLELRQFFRQRDQVVFTFAFPVVFLFLFASIFSDDVAGAGITASQLYVPAMMAAGIMSTSFQSLGISIAIERDEKVLRRLRGTPMPPAAYFLGKIWLVLATGALETAILLLVGTSLYDVDLPSDPGKWADFAWIFVLGLTACALLGIAISTVPKSGRSATSVVVLPFLVLQFISGVYIAIDTIPDWMLNIGALFPLKWMCQGLRGVFLPESAKVLEQAGGWEFGRIALVLGAWCVGGLLLCLLTFRWKNRRDG from the coding sequence ATGACCACGACCGACGTACGACCGGGCACGAAGAACGCGTCCGGCCGGCTGCCCGGCGCCTGGGGACTGGGGCTGCGCCGCGGCGGCCTGGAGCTCCGGCAGTTCTTCCGCCAGCGCGACCAGGTGGTGTTCACCTTCGCCTTCCCGGTCGTCTTCCTGTTCCTGTTCGCGTCGATCTTCAGCGACGACGTGGCGGGCGCGGGCATCACCGCCTCCCAGCTGTACGTCCCGGCGATGATGGCCGCGGGCATCATGTCGACCAGCTTCCAGTCCCTCGGCATCTCGATCGCGATCGAGCGGGACGAGAAGGTGCTGCGCCGGCTGCGCGGGACACCGATGCCTCCGGCCGCGTACTTCCTCGGCAAGATATGGCTGGTTCTCGCGACCGGCGCCCTGGAGACGGCGATCCTGCTCCTCGTCGGCACCTCTCTGTACGACGTCGACCTGCCCTCGGACCCCGGCAAGTGGGCGGACTTCGCCTGGATCTTCGTGCTGGGGCTCACGGCCTGCGCCCTGCTCGGCATCGCGATCAGTACGGTCCCGAAGTCGGGCAGGAGTGCCACGTCGGTGGTCGTCCTGCCCTTCCTGGTCCTCCAGTTCATCTCCGGCGTCTACATCGCCATCGACACCATCCCCGACTGGATGCTGAACATCGGCGCGCTGTTCCCCCTCAAGTGGATGTGCCAGGGGCTGCGCGGGGTGTTCCTGCCCGAGTCCGCCAAGGTCCTCGAACAGGCGGGAGGCTGGGAGTTCGGGCGGATCGCCCTGGTGCTCGGGGCATGGTGCGTCGGAGGATTGCTGCTGTGCCTGCTGACCTTCCGCTGGAAGAACCGGCGCGACGGATGA